The Pararge aegeria chromosome 21, ilParAegt1.1, whole genome shotgun sequence genomic sequence gtgatagtTGACCAGCAGATGGCCCTGCCATGGCCTtggccacctgatggtaattggaaaaccattgcctataaacaaggCAACATTaagcagggcatacaaggaactTGTCCTGCAACTTTCAACCCAGTTTCCATCTACCTAAGGTGTAGTCTGTGTATATATCTGTACAGAACGCAGaatcgcaacaatgctgctttgcaaaaataagcatgacaAGAGGACTTCTCCCTACAAACTCTCTAGCTCTCTCTAACTCTCAAagacaaaaagctctactactaatattatagtaatttgcATGTATGTTGTTTAGCTGTCATCACATTCTATATTTGAGAATTTTCAATTGAAGGTAGGTAGTTATTCTTCTTATCACTTTGTAAATTACACAACAATATCAAGTTACACATAACacagcatatatatttttaatttccacacatttaaaaatatatacatttatatgtatatgtgatTGTGGTGTGTATCAAAAAAATAACCAGGAACTCGCTTAGCATGACAATAAGATATACAGCTAGAGAACATGTGGTTTTGTGAATGTTCAAACAACTGTAGCATTTTAAAGTAAAGTTTGTGAATGACATATTGCTAAAAAAAACTTCTGTATTTTATCATATCACTATGTATTTTTCAGAATGACTTAATTAtgtactttattgcataatacaAAGAGTTGTAAGAAATCTAAGACTAAActagatatataaaatagttaGTAGGTACAATACAGAAAACCTGGTCTTAgtgctaaatagcgatctcttgaCTCTTGTAGGCAGCCTTCTGGCTAGGAAGCTATTGGAAAAGGTAGTCATTGGTGGGTGATGTTGTGAATGAAATACACAaacacattattataataatgtttattgagACATAAACAGCAGTGGAGCTTGGCTCTTTATGgctctcttctatgagagaggaagCCTGTGATTAATACTATGCTTTATTATGGAATACTAACCTCTTGTTGTGGAACAAACATTATGATGGTATTAAGCGGCGAAGTCGAGCGGTGTCTCACTGTAGCGATTCTATACAATACGCGAGCTTCATTTTGATATTCCAACTTAAATGCATTCTGcaataaatgcaatattttgGTTACAGATGCAGAAAACGTCCACAACATTTTACctgctttataatataattgtaacgTACCTTTAAAGGTAGAACTCGTGAAACAAGATATTTGGAGCGTGagaacattttggtatttaaaaatattttttttgtattgtaattCAACAAATATAATCAATATATTCCATTCTCTCAAGATTATGGCTCAAGATCAAGAGACTTCTGACTTTAGGACCGCGACCTCCTCTTGTCAAATTCTAATGTCAGACCGTCGGACCAACCGTCAGTTGAAGTTACCACACAGACCCATAAGCCTAAGTAACAACATTTTGCAACGTCTCTACTTGGTACTCGTCAGCCTTTAtacagtaaaatattaaatcaatagttcATACTAAATCAAATAATACATTGAAGTTATATGTTACTATCATGGTTATTTCTGAGGAAATAATGTTCGCAATTAGTATCACATATTCACATAAGTGTTAAGGTCGCAATGAAAGTCACAATTATGTTTCCATGCTTGAGACTTGCAAACAAGTACAAAAAAGACACGAAGGCTTTTTTGCATAGCTTTTATCGCTGGCTTTAGGCGTGGCAACCGATCACCGAATCAAGAAATTCCGTATcgaaaataaaacctaacacCCACATACCATGTAGCTCGGCCAAGCGTTCGCATACTCGGTCAAACGTTGGGACCGCAGCCGGGCTAAAGTGCCTAACTGCGAGTGTAGGGCCTTTTCCTTAATGggagtacaagttagcccttcgctgcaatctcacttggtggcaagtgatgatgcaatataAGATGCTAGCCGGCTAAACTGTTAGGAttatgcatttttattaaatcacaTTATCgacttttcatttatttaataaaaaaaaacaaaattggctTGGATACAAAAACTACGTTAGACaacctataataattatacaaacactTCGTTGTCTGTAGTGACGTGCGCGTGTTTGATCGATATAATCAATTCTAGTAATCTAAAGGAAATTCAACGGctttaaattgattattaataCAATACATAACGCTTAGAAACAATAGTAATGAATTCTTTCAGAACGAACACTTTACGTAGTGCTTctgtaaataattgtttaagctCAAAATTAAGAAGATTCAAGATACAGGAAGGTGTATTAACAGCAAATGTTAGTAAATGTCTTTGTGAGGAAAATGATGGAAATCTAAAATGTAATGATGAAGCAATACacctgaaaaaatatttttctacattAAAGGATAATTTTCGAgaagtaaaatatttgtttgaagAGATAACACTGAAAACAAATGACCCCGAATCCTTTGGAAAAACCGGTTAGTATACGAAATAGAATAATCAAAAGATTTGTCAATCAcggtttatgaataatattatttttaataaatatgctCGGATATTCGCTTACGCGTTTAAaagcgaaataaaaataattaaaaaaaatcccgtaTGTCCACAGCGAGATAGCAAGCTACAGGAAAATTACCTGATTCCTCTAAACGAGTGTGGTGATTAAGCTAAAGATAggtaaaaactaacaaaatatacataagcaATTGATCTCTTCGCATCTACattaaatagattataaaaCTATGAAACGCTAATTTTGTAGATTGATGATAATGAAGGGCATTATCTTCAGAGGTCTAAGATATAATTGAAgccaaaacatattattttatgtgggCTCGATGATTAAGACTAATGGGTCAttttttggtttggttttgttttgttaGTGATAGTAGCCAAATTCTCCTTCGAACGTTAAATGTCGATTATCCATCCATTTACCAACTTTAGTCAACGTTGCTCACCCAGGGCTGCCAACTAATACTTGGTACTGCTACTTGGCTAGACATCTTTCGATAATTTGGTTGCTAGGGGCCATTATTTTAGACAAAAGTTAAACTGTAATAGAACCCTGGGACAGTGCCGCGATTATGAGTGATTATATGCTTGAAGGGTTCAAATGGTGTTTGATTAAAGCTCTAACCTAAGCGCACACCTCAGTCGATTGTTGAATGCGATGAAAGAAGTTACATCGTTATCTTTTCTaattgtacattatataaaaagctTAACCGTTGTGTGTATGTTCGTATGACTGGATCTACTGGtgctattgtaaaaataaattgtatattatacgtTAGGTAGTCTATTTACTGAGGAAGGTCGTAGTCTATGTATGTAACACTACGCTCTGACCCGCTTTTCACGTGGCCTAAATCGCGGGtaaagctagtttataatattagtgtgggCGTTGAACCCtgaaaattatctttatatcTTTCTTCGTTTTTTcaagattataatttaatttaatatttaggaTACAATATGTTAAGAATAAGGACACAAATATAACGTTGGGCGAGGCAAAGTGGTTTTTGGCCTAAATCTAAAGAACAGCGGAAATGAGAAGTGCACTTTTAGCTGTAACCAAAATTTTCCAATGTGGTCCTAAACACACAAATGTTGCATTTTGCTTTAGATATCGACGAATTAAAGAGAGATATTCTAgaattagaaacaaaaataagaacAGCTAAACAATTTATAAGAAGCGAATTACTAAATTTACGAAATGAAGAAATTACTTTAATGGAAAAGGTAACTACACAAACACCATTACAAAATAATGAGATAACACTACAAAATGATGAGATGActacaaacacattttttagtatttgtagtCCATCTTCATCTGTATTTTGTAGTgtcacacacattttttattctcttttttaGCCAGAAACTTCAGAATCATTAACAAGTGAAGAAAGACAATTGAAGCGCAGTACAAGAATACCAATAAAAGGGTATAACGAAATCGTACCAAGCCCGGTACGCGTTATGATGAATTCTCAATTTAAATGCTTAGTGAGTATATACTTTCGTGCTTCACACTACCTCTTCTGATCAATCTGACAAGTAAGGAACATTTATTGTAATAGTTTACTATAAGTACATTTGATGAGACCAACACTAAATTTACCACCTTTGAAGATAGAACATGTTTCCTTCAGAAGtcttttttactaattaatgcGTAAAAACCGCATTTATTATACTAATAGAACGCTATTAGTATAAGCATCAGGCGAAGTGGTCAACCTGAGGTGTTTTTGCGGCGGAAATCAAAAACAgtacattgttttttaattataaattccttcgAACTTGTAGATCTTGAAGTCAGATGTTTCCAGTTGACAATTCagcatgttaatattattttggcaTCTCACTCATGAAGCCCTCACTTAGTTTAAAAGTGACTAGTTGTTATCGAATTACCTACTCAATGGGCTCAATGAGATACAAGAATAGTGTGACCGAAAGTATTTGTACTGTCTAAACATTTTAGGAGGTGCAAAAGTTTCATGAATTTATGAAGAACAGTCCAAATCGTTATGGCGGTTGGAACGAATACAATCATAACGCATTTATTCAAATTTGGAACAAATATTATGGAGACAATAACGAAATGATTGCGATAAAATCAATTGAAGATACGTTTTCATATCAATACTTTAAGGAGGAGGTCTTACACAAGATATCAGGTTGGTAGAAAAATCATACGGTGAgcgttattttcttttttcaccATTCCATTTCTGTTGGTCTAATAAGATACTTACTTGATTGTCATTTGATATAGAGCTGACACTTGAAAACTTATTAATTGTAATCAAGAAAGCTTTTTCAACAAAATTATTGCCAATGTCATGTCACATTCACATTCATAAAATATCGGATTATTTTCTAGGTTCCAGTGGGGATAGTATTGATTCGCATAGTAAATGGTATTTGGAATTTCTTCATCTTAAATTAAACCAACAAAGAGCTCTCATCAAATggcaggaaaataaaaaaaaaattaagcctaGCCGAAAGgtaacatatttacatattaacattGTATTATGAAACATTTATCATGCTAAAAAAACCTTGAATTCTTTAAGGCACGATTGATACTAACGGAGGGGTCACCAGTAGAGGATATAAAATCTCCGACTAACATTAAATTATGTAGAAAACAAAACCAATGCAATGTCACGGAccgaaatataaataacagaaggaacCGGACAACTTTTGGTATGATACATATTATATAGACTCAGGGCCTGACaataacttgttttattatttaaataattaaactaacgGACCACGGAATGAATGACAATTTATTTTCTAAGGAACAATCTTAATTTTCACTTAATAGTATATATGcgataaataaaagatttttaatcgtTTAGCAGATTTTCGATTCGTCAGATTTTTGCCTGGATAGCGTTTCATTTTGTTACCTCAAATGTACAGTTACGGGCAAAACCAAAGACATagataatattcaaatatgtcAAAATTATTGCGTATCTTTCATTTCGAGTTTAAGTTCGTATTGATTGGAATAATGGGATGTAGGTTATCCAACAAGTAATGTCGGTAAAACCGTTTAACCAATAATTCAAGCACTTGCTTCAAGATATTAACGGATGTAACAGCTTATCTCTTTATATGGATAGTACCTAAACGAGATTGAACTCAATTCAATGAATTATGTATCGTATTGTTACGAGCTAGGCTTTGGGACTTGGGCATTGAATAGCTGCACGAATGCTTGAAGGTACCAGCTTTATTGCATATACACCTTACAGACTTTTCCAAAAACTCAGTGATAAAGGTTCCACACGCTGCAAATTCAGTTGTTTTAGTGGTCGAGTTGATTATAGGGAACAAActttacacatttatttttagcatgggttataatatatatctaatattcAGTATTTAAAGCATTCTCGCATTTTCAGATACATTTAGCAAAAGTGCGGTGGAGCATGGTATATTACAAAGGTAAGTAATCTTCATCAACTGATCAACTGATGTAGCACGTCACCATCGGCGTCGTTCAAGCTCAGTTTAAATCGCATTTGCctttataaagattaattttttttagtgagACGAAATACAGCTTAAAATGCCATTATTTTCGAGCCAACAAGTAATcagtaagtaacaaaaaaaaatatacaaaattgagagattaacataaaaaaaatattaaaaaggtaaaattaaattacaattaaaattcaactattttaattatgtcCCACAGCTAGTCACAGACTGCCTCTTTCATAAGAAAGGGGGTTTTTAACCATATGCCATCACACAtcgctgctccaatgtgagttggcgggctttaacgatcaacacataaattatagtatatatatatatcgcgTATAGTTACGTTTTATCTAAAATACGGGGCTGGAGTGCAAATGCCGTTTGCCAAACTTCAGACTGGTAATGTGAATTCTTTACCTGAAAAACGCATTACTTAACATTGTTTTGGCCCAACCCGGATTAAACCCTGTGACCTTATTGATCTGTAGTTGTTCACGTAATAATTagaattttataagtttaaataataaaaaatgcattATTCTGTATGTACGTAATATTGTCAGAATTGCGCAATTTTATATGTTAGTA encodes the following:
- the LOC120633427 gene encoding uncharacterized protein LOC120633427 codes for the protein MAQDQETSDFRTATSSCQILMSDRRTNPNVSKCLCEENDGNLKCNDEAIHLKKYFSTLKDNFREVKYLFEEITLKTNDPESFGKTDIDELKRDILELETKIRTAKQFIRSELLNLRNEEITLMEKPETSESLTSEERQLKRSTRIPIKGYNEIVPSPVRVMMNSQFKCLEVQKFHEFMKNSPNRYGGWNEYNHNAFIQIWNKYYGDNNEMIAIKSIEDTFSYQYFKEEVLHKISGSSGDSIDSHSKWYLEFLHLKLNQQRALIKWQENKKKIKPSRKARLILTEGSPVEDIKSPTNIKLCRKQNQCNVTDRNINNRRNRTTFDTFSKSAVEHGILQRNEKITLSCDLTEDGCINNSGVPGPSKKMDIRRLLKPTKQWLLKQGFVRETCEFNENVESIAKLHKPTWRLNLRD